A stretch of the Channa argus isolate prfri chromosome 9, Channa argus male v1.0, whole genome shotgun sequence genome encodes the following:
- the itprid2 gene encoding protein ITPRID2 isoform X2 — MESGALEADNTAAPGEASVCQVEYLPNQIDDFIAVLLTDLHNRSSGPRGPAECNIACMKRLAWAKSRDSLWQESGQEHSAPQRGQQSQGNEDAQKPSEPGQVPNKITSWLIECRTPLGASLDDQSASPSRGVLKNGCSFEDDLSLGAEANYLQSTSSKTESCFSLVAEEKRSQFKERGRSMNSTGSGKSSTVSSVSEVLEQSKEHPEEILLTLRVSELLDLYEEDPEEILLNLGFGQEEPDLASKVPNRFFNSSSSARGIDIKVYLAAQMQRMELENPNYALTSRFRQIEVLTTVANEFFQLYSQVSGQPVQRISTREQGGEEGEEGADSSPPPLKRTSSARNVAKLLKKTLTKHNLLAASSESPDTHTPNQHTQLNGHSPLDHTHGNGNTGPEQNSCSSDPDHQGDIVSPKHSRKKDNCPLATVTEETNGDGETDRLTNESPEKSSTGPAAKREQQTISADLQLTNEGTVERTQVVKEEEEKNLPSNPEKPPCSLAPPQLAQLLIENTGSFDMEEIQSNEDEMLPVRSSRANDLSRTVSQQSDSSGFAEEPSADANSSLKVQESSDSCDSETTVTSHPSQDLATPVATDQLVFELPDCREVEVSHGGAAEAEWKNSSRVENEHDGNLEQVPQYTSHQLPRNSPVGPQQQDTAAKKRVESEDRTNSELESEMESSTPSMSAKNQEAQHTQIQTEIAPSTEPPTERVGVMDKAQEGQAVLKDSGLVCPPAPSSPVLSALQRAKQVQMSWTGQGRDQQLGEVSKTLGRGRGRRGIPMQRSSSLPTSLLSPSRVVSSVRIQFGRGQASCTQPRYSFKYTPESGVDNEEKGEEDGEEEVDGQEQQEETQTSCLSTVIINPASSSGSNSKPARLSTQPPIPPKPIPRHLMQSTCSLESSSPPPDWSIGGRSHSWSTQSVPDLTYNRQLPGHLEQNMRGKQNQQSWNPGQVIFPYPSPNPAAQYVNLSPSASPSLNPNPYTYTVNTPPQYPSPLQPYASLPNLHDHYSPSHHSSLTSLHHPATPTISQHGSLTNLLQPSTSTTPHHVGVGNPHPGSPMMHYHGYSYPQSHHSPYYAAPHVSPFASPYLGYHGYTMSPHPAFPHPISQCPPLAPEHSLVQGLTPPAPGFFPGMGTAFGPGHNLHPGLTPPAAPVPISNQGPSSTEMQLRRVLHDIRGTVQSLNQNRSDTPDTLSEHRATFPSHQSLAEFQQKRRSLNVFRSQMMDLEMSIIRQQAMVYKHLSPGDRLEMEQLQSLRSAVREELQELEQQLEDRLLELTHHTQHRSLHRDSSLDSLSTASALRAMEPVSDLLREQLFLQSELSYDGNTPSTNLSSRSSSPGRGERGDSEQRQGTYRASINITPTLPRRPNTQTEEGKEEEAERDGEGGRVDTEVSEETGAAGGGLRVGNLQHLLREIRESVAQEVRQEIYSELLAAVSPRRSPLPTRQQPL; from the exons GTGAAGCATCTGTTTGTCAAGTTGAATACCTGCCAAACCAGATCGATGACTTCATAGCAGTCCTTCTGACAGATTTGCATAATCGATCCTCAGGTCCCAGAGGGCCGGCAGAATGCAACATAGCCTGTATGAAGCGTCTGGCCTGGGCAAAGAGCAGAGACTCTCTGTGGCAGGAATCAGGACAGGAGCACAGTGCACCTCAGAGAGGCCAACAGAGCCAGGGAAATGAGGATGCTCAGAAACCTTCAGAACCAG gGCAAGTTCCTAACAAGATCACCAGCTGGCTTATTGAATGCAG GACTCCTCTTGGAGCCTCTCTAGATGATCAAAGTGCTTCTCCCAGCAGAG gAGTGCTGAAGAACGGCTGCAGCTTTGAAGATGACCTTTCACTGGGAGCTGAAG ccaACTATCTTCAGTCAACTAGCAGTAAAACTGAATCCTG tTTCAGTCTTGTggcagaagagaagagaagtcAGTTtaaggagagaggaagaagcaTGAACTCTACAGGATCTGGGAAGAGCAGCACTGTGTCCAG TGTTTCAGAGGTGTTGGAGCAGTCAAAGGAGCACCCAGAGGAGATCCTCCTGACACTGCG TGTGTCAGAGCTACTGGACCTGTACGAGGAGGACCCTGAGGAAATTCTCCTGAATCTCGGTTTTGGTCAAGAAGAGCCTGACTTGGCTTCAAAGGTTCCCAACAGGTTCTTTAACAGCTCCTCCTCAGCACGAGGCATTGACATCAAG GTATACCTGGCAGCTCAGATGCAGCGCATGGAACTGGAGAACCCCAACTACGCTCTGACTA gTCGTTTCCGTCAGATAGAGGTCTTGACTACAGTAGCTAATGAGTTCTTCCAGCTCTACAGTCAGGTATCTGGTCAACCTGTTCAGCGCATCAGCACCAGGGAGCAAG gaggagaggaaggagaagaaggagctGACTCGTCACCTCCCCCTCTAAAGAGGACCAGCTCTGCTCGTAACGTCGCCAAACTCCTCAAGAAAACCCTTACCAAACACAACCTGCTTGCAGCCTCCTCCGAGTcgcctgacacacacacacctaaccAGCACACACAACTCAACGGACACAGCCCACTTGATCACACACATGGCAACGGAAATACTGGTCCTGAACAGAACAGCTGCAGTAGCGACCCTGACCACCAGGGAGACATAGTCAGCCCGAAACACAGCCGCAAGAAGGACAACTGTCCCTTGGCAACAGTTACCGAGGAAACCAATGGGGATGGAGAGACAGATCGGCTTACAAATGAAAG CCCTGAAAAGAGCAGCACAGGACCAGCAGCCAAAAGAGAGCAACAAACGATATCTGCTGACCTTCAATTAACCAATGAAGGAACAGTGGAGAGAACCCAGGtggtgaaagaggaagaggagaagaaccTACCCTCAAACCCAGAGAAACCTCCTTGCAGCCTGGCCCCACCACAGCTGGCCCAGCTTCTCATTGAAAACACGGGCTCCTTTGACATGGAAGAG ATTCAGAGTAATGAAGATGAGATGCTACCGGTCAGATCTTCTAGAGCTAATG ACCTGTCGAGGACAGTCAGTCAGCAGTCAGACAGCAGTGGTTTTGCTGAGGAGCCCTCTGCTGACGCCAACAGCTCTCTGAAG GTGCAGGAGAGTAGTGACAGCTGTGACAGTGAGACCACTGTGACATCACACCCGTCGCAGGATTTAGCCACACCCGTTGCAACGGACCAATTGGTGTTTGAATTGCCAGACTGCCGAGAGGTGGAGGTGAGCCATGGAGGTGCTGCTGAGGCTGAATGGAAGAATAGTTCCAGGGTAGAAAATGAGCATGATGGAAATTTAGAACAAGTTCCACAGTACACGTCCCATCAGCTTCCCAGGAACAGCCCTGTGGGACCGCAGCAGCAGGACACCGCAGCCAAGAAACGAGTTGAAAGTGAGGACAGGACTAATTCTGAACTTGAATCCGAAATGGAAAGCAGTACTCCCTCTATGTCTGCAAAAAACCAAGAAGCACAACACACTCAGATTCAGACTGAAATCGCTCCATCGACAGAACCGCCCACTGAAAGAGTGGGTGTTATGGACAAGGCTCAAGAAGGTCAAGCAGTCCTGAAAGATTCTGGTTTGGTCTGTCCTCCTGCTCCATCCTCTCCAGTCCTCAGTGCTCTGCAAAGAGCTAAACAGGTCCAGATGAGTTGGACAGGACAGGGACGTGACCAACAGCTTGGGGAGGTGTCCAAAACCCTCGGAAGAGGTAGAGGAAGACGAGGCATCCCCATGCAGAGGTCTTCTTCCCTACCTACTTCACTTCTCTCACCGTCCAGGGTCGTGTCCTCAGTTAGGATCCAGTTTGGGCGAGGCCAGGCATCCTGCACCCAGCCTAGGTACTCATTTAAATATACTCCGGAATCTGGAGTGGACAATGAGGAGAAGGGGGAGGAAGacggggaggaggaggtggatggtcaggagcagcaggaggaaacACAAACTAGCTGTCTATCGACTGTCATTATTAATCCTGCCTCCTCATCTGGCTCTAACAGCAAACCAGCAAGGCTTTCCACACAACCTCCAATCCCACCGAAGCCAATCCCACGACACCTGATGCAGTCAACCTGTTCCCTGGAGAGCTCCAGTCCCCCTCCTGATTGGTCAATAGGAGGCCGTTCTCACAGCTGGAGCACCCAGAGTGTCCCTGATCTCACCTACAATCGGCAGCTGCCTGGACACTTGGAGCAAAACATGAGGGGCAAACAAAACCAGCAAAGTTGGAATCCAGGACAGGTGATATTCCCTTATCCCAGTCCTAATCCTGCAGCTCAGTATGTTAACCTCAGTCCCAGTGCTAGTCCTAGCCTTAATCCCAACCCGTACACCTACACTGTGAATACTCCACCACAGTACCCCTCCCCTCTCCAGCCATATGCTAGTCTTCCTAACCTTCATGACCACTACAGCCCTAGTCATCATTCCAGTCTGACCAGTCTCCACCACCCTGCAACTCCCACAATCTCACAGCATGGCAGCCTCACTAACTTGCTTCAGCCCTCAACTTCCACAACTCCTCACCATGTTGGTGTTGGAAATCCACATCCTGGATCCCCAATGATGCACTACCATGGCTACAGCTATCCACAAAGTCATCACTCACCTTACTATGCTGCTCCTCACGTCTCACCATTTGCCTCACCATACTTGGGTTACCATGGCTACACCATGAGCCCACACCCAGCATTTCCTCATCCCATCAGTCAATGTCCACCGTTGGCTCCAGAACACAGTCTTGTCCAAGGACTTACTCCACCAGCTCCAGGATTCTTCCCAGGCATGGGCACAGCCTTTGGGCCGGGTCACAACCTCCACCCAGGGCTAACTCCCCCTGCTGCTCCAGTTCCAATATCCAACCAGGGTCCATCCAGCACTGAGATGCAGCTGCGGAGAGTTCTGCATGATATCAGAGGAACAGTTCAGAGTCTGAACCAG AACCGATCCGACACTCCAGATACATTGAGTGAGCATAGAGCAACTTTTCCCAGCCACCAG TCTTTGGCAGAGTTTCAGCAGAAGAGGCGTAGTCTGAACGTATTTCGCAGTCAGATGATGGACTTGGAGATGTCAATTATCCGACAGCAGGCTATGGTCTACAAACACTTGAGTCCTGGTGACAG gctggAGATGGAGCAGCTTCAGTCTCTGAGGTCAGCGGTCAGGGAGGAACTGCAGGAGCTGGAACAACAGCTGGAAGACAGACTGTTGGAGCTGACACATCACACACAACACAGG AGTCTCCATAGAGACAGCAGTCTTGACAGTCTGTCTACTGCCTCAGCACTGAGAGCCATGGAGCCg GTGTCAGATCTCCTCAGAGAACAACTCTTCCTCCAATCAGAGCTCAGCTATGATGGTAACACTCCCTCCACCAACCTCTCCTCCCGGTCCTCCAGTCCggggagaggagaaagaggagacagTGAGCAGAGACAAGGCACGTACCGAGCATCAATCAACATAACCCCCACCCTCCCTCGACGACCCAACACACAAACTGAGGAGGGAaaggaagaggaggcagagcgGGATGGAGAAGGAGGTAGAGTTGATACAGAAGTATCAGAGGAgacaggagcagcaggaggaggactCAGAGTGGGGAACCTGCAGCATCTCCTTAGAGAG ATTCGGGAGAGCGTGGCACAGGAGGTCCGACAGGAGATCTACAGTGAGCTGCTGGCTGCTGTGTCACCACGGAGGTCACCCCTGCCCACCAGACAACAGCCCCTGTAG
- the itprid2 gene encoding protein ITPRID2 isoform X3 yields MESGALEADNTAAPGEASVCQVEYLPNQIDDFIAVLLTDLHNRSSGPRGPAECNIACMKRLAWAKSRDSLWQESGQEHSAPQRGQQSQGNEDAQKPSEPGQVPNKITSWLIECRTPLGASLDDQSASPSRGVLKNGCSFEDDLSLGAEANYLQSTSSKTESCFSLVAEEKRSQFKERGRSMNSTGSGKSSTVSSVSELLDLYEEDPEEILLNLGFGQEEPDLASKVPNRFFNSSSSARGIDIKVYLAAQMQRMELENPNYALTSRFRQIEVLTTVANEFFQLYSQVSGQPVQRISTREQGGEEGEEGADSSPPPLKRTSSARNVAKLLKKTLTKHNLLAASSESPDTHTPNQHTQLNGHSPLDHTHGNGNTGPEQNSCSSDPDHQGDIVSPKHSRKKDNCPLATVTEETNGDGETDRLTNESPEKSSTGPAAKREQQTISADLQLTNEGTVERTQVVKEEEEKNLPSNPEKPPCSLAPPQLAQLLIENTGSFDMEEIQSNEDEMLPVRSSRANEAPSAPGLVHINLSRTVSQQSDSSGFAEEPSADANSSLKVQESSDSCDSETTVTSHPSQDLATPVATDQLVFELPDCREVEVSHGGAAEAEWKNSSRVENEHDGNLEQVPQYTSHQLPRNSPVGPQQQDTAAKKRVESEDRTNSELESEMESSTPSMSAKNQEAQHTQIQTEIAPSTEPPTERVGVMDKAQEGQAVLKDSGLVCPPAPSSPVLSALQRAKQVQMSWTGQGRDQQLGEVSKTLGRGRGRRGIPMQRSSSLPTSLLSPSRVVSSVRIQFGRGQASCTQPRYSFKYTPESGVDNEEKGEEDGEEEVDGQEQQEETQTSCLSTVIINPASSSGSNSKPARLSTQPPIPPKPIPRHLMQSTCSLESSSPPPDWSIGGRSHSWSTQSVPDLTYNRQLPGHLEQNMRGKQNQQSWNPGQVIFPYPSPNPAAQYVNLSPSASPSLNPNPYTYTVNTPPQYPSPLQPYASLPNLHDHYSPSHHSSLTSLHHPATPTISQHGSLTNLLQPSTSTTPHHVGVGNPHPGSPMMHYHGYSYPQSHHSPYYAAPHVSPFASPYLGYHGYTMSPHPAFPHPISQCPPLAPEHSLVQGLTPPAPGFFPGMGTAFGPGHNLHPGLTPPAAPVPISNQGPSSTEMQLRRVLHDIRGTVQSLNQNRSDTPDTLSEHRATFPSHQSLAEFQQKRRSLNVFRSQMMDLEMSIIRQQAMVYKHLSPGDRLEMEQLQSLRSAVREELQELEQQLEDRLLELTHHTQHRSLHRDSSLDSLSTASALRAMEPVSDLLREQLFLQSELSYDGNTPSTNLSSRSSSPGRGERGDSEQRQGTYRASINITPTLPRRPNTQTEEGKEEEAERDGEGGRVDTEVSEETGAAGGGLRVGNLQHLLREIRESVAQEVRQEIYSELLAAVSPRRSPLPTRQQPL; encoded by the exons GTGAAGCATCTGTTTGTCAAGTTGAATACCTGCCAAACCAGATCGATGACTTCATAGCAGTCCTTCTGACAGATTTGCATAATCGATCCTCAGGTCCCAGAGGGCCGGCAGAATGCAACATAGCCTGTATGAAGCGTCTGGCCTGGGCAAAGAGCAGAGACTCTCTGTGGCAGGAATCAGGACAGGAGCACAGTGCACCTCAGAGAGGCCAACAGAGCCAGGGAAATGAGGATGCTCAGAAACCTTCAGAACCAG gGCAAGTTCCTAACAAGATCACCAGCTGGCTTATTGAATGCAG GACTCCTCTTGGAGCCTCTCTAGATGATCAAAGTGCTTCTCCCAGCAGAG gAGTGCTGAAGAACGGCTGCAGCTTTGAAGATGACCTTTCACTGGGAGCTGAAG ccaACTATCTTCAGTCAACTAGCAGTAAAACTGAATCCTG tTTCAGTCTTGTggcagaagagaagagaagtcAGTTtaaggagagaggaagaagcaTGAACTCTACAGGATCTGGGAAGAGCAGCACTGTGTCCAG TGTGTCAGAGCTACTGGACCTGTACGAGGAGGACCCTGAGGAAATTCTCCTGAATCTCGGTTTTGGTCAAGAAGAGCCTGACTTGGCTTCAAAGGTTCCCAACAGGTTCTTTAACAGCTCCTCCTCAGCACGAGGCATTGACATCAAG GTATACCTGGCAGCTCAGATGCAGCGCATGGAACTGGAGAACCCCAACTACGCTCTGACTA gTCGTTTCCGTCAGATAGAGGTCTTGACTACAGTAGCTAATGAGTTCTTCCAGCTCTACAGTCAGGTATCTGGTCAACCTGTTCAGCGCATCAGCACCAGGGAGCAAG gaggagaggaaggagaagaaggagctGACTCGTCACCTCCCCCTCTAAAGAGGACCAGCTCTGCTCGTAACGTCGCCAAACTCCTCAAGAAAACCCTTACCAAACACAACCTGCTTGCAGCCTCCTCCGAGTcgcctgacacacacacacctaaccAGCACACACAACTCAACGGACACAGCCCACTTGATCACACACATGGCAACGGAAATACTGGTCCTGAACAGAACAGCTGCAGTAGCGACCCTGACCACCAGGGAGACATAGTCAGCCCGAAACACAGCCGCAAGAAGGACAACTGTCCCTTGGCAACAGTTACCGAGGAAACCAATGGGGATGGAGAGACAGATCGGCTTACAAATGAAAG CCCTGAAAAGAGCAGCACAGGACCAGCAGCCAAAAGAGAGCAACAAACGATATCTGCTGACCTTCAATTAACCAATGAAGGAACAGTGGAGAGAACCCAGGtggtgaaagaggaagaggagaagaaccTACCCTCAAACCCAGAGAAACCTCCTTGCAGCCTGGCCCCACCACAGCTGGCCCAGCTTCTCATTGAAAACACGGGCTCCTTTGACATGGAAGAG ATTCAGAGTAATGAAGATGAGATGCTACCGGTCAGATCTTCTAGAGCTAATG AGGCCCCCAGTGCCCCAGGTTTAGTTCATATCA ACCTGTCGAGGACAGTCAGTCAGCAGTCAGACAGCAGTGGTTTTGCTGAGGAGCCCTCTGCTGACGCCAACAGCTCTCTGAAG GTGCAGGAGAGTAGTGACAGCTGTGACAGTGAGACCACTGTGACATCACACCCGTCGCAGGATTTAGCCACACCCGTTGCAACGGACCAATTGGTGTTTGAATTGCCAGACTGCCGAGAGGTGGAGGTGAGCCATGGAGGTGCTGCTGAGGCTGAATGGAAGAATAGTTCCAGGGTAGAAAATGAGCATGATGGAAATTTAGAACAAGTTCCACAGTACACGTCCCATCAGCTTCCCAGGAACAGCCCTGTGGGACCGCAGCAGCAGGACACCGCAGCCAAGAAACGAGTTGAAAGTGAGGACAGGACTAATTCTGAACTTGAATCCGAAATGGAAAGCAGTACTCCCTCTATGTCTGCAAAAAACCAAGAAGCACAACACACTCAGATTCAGACTGAAATCGCTCCATCGACAGAACCGCCCACTGAAAGAGTGGGTGTTATGGACAAGGCTCAAGAAGGTCAAGCAGTCCTGAAAGATTCTGGTTTGGTCTGTCCTCCTGCTCCATCCTCTCCAGTCCTCAGTGCTCTGCAAAGAGCTAAACAGGTCCAGATGAGTTGGACAGGACAGGGACGTGACCAACAGCTTGGGGAGGTGTCCAAAACCCTCGGAAGAGGTAGAGGAAGACGAGGCATCCCCATGCAGAGGTCTTCTTCCCTACCTACTTCACTTCTCTCACCGTCCAGGGTCGTGTCCTCAGTTAGGATCCAGTTTGGGCGAGGCCAGGCATCCTGCACCCAGCCTAGGTACTCATTTAAATATACTCCGGAATCTGGAGTGGACAATGAGGAGAAGGGGGAGGAAGacggggaggaggaggtggatggtcaggagcagcaggaggaaacACAAACTAGCTGTCTATCGACTGTCATTATTAATCCTGCCTCCTCATCTGGCTCTAACAGCAAACCAGCAAGGCTTTCCACACAACCTCCAATCCCACCGAAGCCAATCCCACGACACCTGATGCAGTCAACCTGTTCCCTGGAGAGCTCCAGTCCCCCTCCTGATTGGTCAATAGGAGGCCGTTCTCACAGCTGGAGCACCCAGAGTGTCCCTGATCTCACCTACAATCGGCAGCTGCCTGGACACTTGGAGCAAAACATGAGGGGCAAACAAAACCAGCAAAGTTGGAATCCAGGACAGGTGATATTCCCTTATCCCAGTCCTAATCCTGCAGCTCAGTATGTTAACCTCAGTCCCAGTGCTAGTCCTAGCCTTAATCCCAACCCGTACACCTACACTGTGAATACTCCACCACAGTACCCCTCCCCTCTCCAGCCATATGCTAGTCTTCCTAACCTTCATGACCACTACAGCCCTAGTCATCATTCCAGTCTGACCAGTCTCCACCACCCTGCAACTCCCACAATCTCACAGCATGGCAGCCTCACTAACTTGCTTCAGCCCTCAACTTCCACAACTCCTCACCATGTTGGTGTTGGAAATCCACATCCTGGATCCCCAATGATGCACTACCATGGCTACAGCTATCCACAAAGTCATCACTCACCTTACTATGCTGCTCCTCACGTCTCACCATTTGCCTCACCATACTTGGGTTACCATGGCTACACCATGAGCCCACACCCAGCATTTCCTCATCCCATCAGTCAATGTCCACCGTTGGCTCCAGAACACAGTCTTGTCCAAGGACTTACTCCACCAGCTCCAGGATTCTTCCCAGGCATGGGCACAGCCTTTGGGCCGGGTCACAACCTCCACCCAGGGCTAACTCCCCCTGCTGCTCCAGTTCCAATATCCAACCAGGGTCCATCCAGCACTGAGATGCAGCTGCGGAGAGTTCTGCATGATATCAGAGGAACAGTTCAGAGTCTGAACCAG AACCGATCCGACACTCCAGATACATTGAGTGAGCATAGAGCAACTTTTCCCAGCCACCAG TCTTTGGCAGAGTTTCAGCAGAAGAGGCGTAGTCTGAACGTATTTCGCAGTCAGATGATGGACTTGGAGATGTCAATTATCCGACAGCAGGCTATGGTCTACAAACACTTGAGTCCTGGTGACAG gctggAGATGGAGCAGCTTCAGTCTCTGAGGTCAGCGGTCAGGGAGGAACTGCAGGAGCTGGAACAACAGCTGGAAGACAGACTGTTGGAGCTGACACATCACACACAACACAGG AGTCTCCATAGAGACAGCAGTCTTGACAGTCTGTCTACTGCCTCAGCACTGAGAGCCATGGAGCCg GTGTCAGATCTCCTCAGAGAACAACTCTTCCTCCAATCAGAGCTCAGCTATGATGGTAACACTCCCTCCACCAACCTCTCCTCCCGGTCCTCCAGTCCggggagaggagaaagaggagacagTGAGCAGAGACAAGGCACGTACCGAGCATCAATCAACATAACCCCCACCCTCCCTCGACGACCCAACACACAAACTGAGGAGGGAaaggaagaggaggcagagcgGGATGGAGAAGGAGGTAGAGTTGATACAGAAGTATCAGAGGAgacaggagcagcaggaggaggactCAGAGTGGGGAACCTGCAGCATCTCCTTAGAGAG ATTCGGGAGAGCGTGGCACAGGAGGTCCGACAGGAGATCTACAGTGAGCTGCTGGCTGCTGTGTCACCACGGAGGTCACCCCTGCCCACCAGACAACAGCCCCTGTAG